The Clostridium chauvoei genome has a window encoding:
- the rbsB gene encoding ribose ABC transporter substrate-binding protein RbsB — protein MKRKALKILAVSLISALTISIFAGCSRKEQQKKIGMVVSTLNNPFFVSMKDGAEKRANELGYKLIVLDSQNDPAKERANVEDLIELGVITLLINPTDSDAVSTSIKVANEKKVPVITLDRQANDGEVTSHIASDNIKGGNMAAEFALDKLKDKKDIKAIELQGVPGASATRDRGKGFNDIVNTNSSINIVSSQSADFDRQKGLQVMENIIQAIPEFDVVFAHNDEMALGAAKAIKTANKDVILIGFDGNADAEDAILKGDMTATVAQQPDVIGALGVDISERINKGEHVDKEIPASLKILTKSDLE, from the coding sequence ATGAAAAGAAAAGCTTTAAAAATTTTAGCTGTATCTTTAATAAGTGCATTAACCATTAGTATATTTGCAGGATGTTCAAGAAAAGAACAACAAAAAAAGATAGGTATGGTAGTATCTACTTTAAATAATCCATTTTTTGTATCAATGAAAGATGGTGCTGAAAAAAGAGCTAATGAGTTAGGATATAAATTAATAGTACTAGACTCACAAAATGATCCTGCTAAAGAAAGAGCAAATGTAGAAGATTTAATAGAATTAGGAGTAATTACATTACTTATAAATCCTACAGATAGTGATGCTGTTTCTACATCAATTAAAGTAGCTAATGAGAAAAAAGTTCCAGTAATAACATTAGATAGACAAGCTAATGATGGGGAGGTAACTAGTCATATAGCATCAGATAATATAAAGGGTGGAAATATGGCAGCTGAGTTTGCGTTAGATAAGTTAAAAGATAAGAAAGACATAAAAGCAATAGAATTGCAAGGTGTACCAGGGGCATCAGCTACTAGAGATAGAGGAAAAGGATTTAATGATATAGTAAATACTAATAGCAGTATAAATATAGTATCAAGCCAATCAGCAGATTTTGATAGACAAAAAGGACTTCAAGTTATGGAGAATATAATACAGGCAATTCCAGAGTTTGATGTTGTTTTTGCCCATAATGATGAAATGGCATTAGGAGCAGCTAAAGCAATAAAGACAGCTAATAAGGATGTTATATTGATAGGTTTTGATGGAAATGCTGATGCAGAAGATGCAATTTTAAAAGGAGATATGACTGCAACAGTAGCTCAACAACCAGATGTAATAGGAGCTTTAGGAGTTGATATATCTGAAAGGATAAATAAAGGAGAACATGTAGATAAAGAAATACCAGCATCACTAAAAATACTTACAAAATCAGATTTAGAATAG
- a CDS encoding ABC transporter permease — protein sequence MKENVKVNLTKYKSLIGLVALCIIISIMTPRFLTITNITNVLTQISVNAIIAIGMTFVILTGGIDLSVGSTLALSGAFAASIIKSTGNITLAILVAIIIGTVIGAVNGALVSKGKLQAFIATLATMTIFRGTTLVFTNGTPISKLPESFMNIGNGKIGFLPIAVLITIIVAGIAIYGLSQTRFGRYLYAVGGNEDSARLSGINTDKIKTLVYVISGIAAAISGVIITSRIGSASPNAGTGFELDAIAAVVIGGTSLSGGEGKISGTIIGALIIGVLNNGLNLMNVSPFYQLIVKGLVILIAVLLDKKDRRK from the coding sequence ATGAAAGAAAATGTAAAAGTAAATTTAACAAAATATAAATCACTTATAGGATTAGTTGCTTTATGCATTATAATATCAATTATGACCCCAAGATTTTTAACTATAACTAATATAACAAATGTATTAACTCAAATATCAGTAAATGCAATTATAGCTATAGGAATGACTTTTGTTATATTAACAGGTGGAATAGATTTATCAGTAGGTTCAACTCTTGCTTTAAGTGGTGCATTTGCAGCATCTATAATTAAGTCAACGGGAAATATTACTCTTGCAATTTTAGTTGCAATTATAATAGGGACAGTTATAGGAGCAGTAAATGGAGCTTTAGTATCAAAAGGAAAGCTACAGGCATTCATAGCAACACTAGCAACAATGACAATCTTTAGAGGTACAACGCTAGTATTTACAAATGGAACACCTATATCAAAATTACCAGAAAGTTTTATGAATATAGGAAATGGAAAAATAGGATTTTTACCAATAGCAGTATTAATAACAATAATAGTAGCAGGTATAGCAATATATGGACTATCCCAAACAAGATTCGGAAGATATTTATATGCAGTAGGTGGAAATGAAGATTCAGCAAGACTTTCAGGAATAAATACAGATAAAATAAAAACTTTAGTTTATGTAATTTCAGGTATAGCAGCGGCAATTAGTGGAGTTATTATAACAAGTAGAATAGGTTCAGCTTCACCAAATGCAGGGACAGGTTTTGAATTAGATGCAATAGCAGCAGTAGTAATTGGAGGAACAAGTCTTTCAGGAGGGGAAGGTAAGATATCAGGAACAATAATAGGTGCATTAATTATCGGTGTTTTAAATAATGGATTAAATCTAATGAATGTTTCACCTTTTTATCAATTAATAGTAAAAGGATTAGTAATATTAATAGCAGTTTTATTAGATAAAAAAGATAGAAGAAAATAA
- a CDS encoding DUF5685 family protein, with product MFGYITPLKGDLKVKDFDLFKSYYCGLCFAIKNNFGNIPRMTLNYDMTFLGVLLDSLSPDEIELDITKCISHPTQKRYIIINNKALSYASSINLSLFYYKLLDDVKDDQNLKSKFLSKSLYLYTKKIDKSLYQINNIINSRLTELNDFESKKSFSSIDEISHPFSDIVANILKSYPNVLIDDGEILRNNLYNFGYALGKWIYIIDALDDLKEDMENKKFNPINFLYNKNNLNFYELLENIKAKIEFTILNCSYNCKEYLSKLPLNKNKDILYNIIELGMLNKYITIINNHGQN from the coding sequence TTGTTCGGATACATAACTCCATTAAAAGGTGATCTTAAAGTTAAAGATTTCGATTTATTTAAAAGTTATTATTGTGGATTATGTTTTGCTATAAAAAATAATTTTGGAAATATCCCTAGAATGACTTTAAATTATGATATGACATTTTTAGGGGTACTTTTAGACTCTCTATCCCCTGATGAAATTGAGCTAGATATAACAAAATGTATATCTCACCCTACTCAAAAAAGATATATCATTATAAATAATAAAGCATTATCTTATGCTTCTTCTATTAACTTGTCACTATTTTATTATAAACTTTTAGATGATGTTAAAGATGATCAGAATTTGAAAAGTAAGTTTTTATCAAAATCTTTATATTTATATACAAAAAAAATTGATAAATCTCTATATCAAATAAATAATATAATTAATTCTAGATTAACTGAGCTTAATGATTTTGAGTCTAAAAAATCTTTTTCTTCCATAGATGAAATTTCTCACCCCTTTAGTGATATAGTTGCAAATATTCTTAAAAGCTATCCTAATGTACTTATTGATGATGGTGAAATATTAAGAAATAACCTATATAACTTTGGTTATGCTCTTGGAAAATGGATTTATATTATCGATGCTTTGGATGATTTAAAAGAAGATATGGAAAATAAAAAATTCAACCCAATTAATTTTCTATATAATAAAAACAATCTAAACTTTTATGAACTTCTAGAAAATATCAAAGCTAAAATTGAGTTTACTATTTTGAATTGTTCTTATAACTGTAAAGAATATCTCTCTAAACTTCCATTAAATAAGAATAAAGATATCTTATATAATATTATTGAACTTGGAATGCTTAATAAATATATAACTATAATAAATAATCATGGGCAAAACTAA
- a CDS encoding carbohydrate ABC transporter permease, which produces MFGREKKEKEELYDWRDRWTPKYICSLILLCIFMIIFIFPFYWIITGAFKDQAATIAIPPQWIPHNPTLQNWTDLARQPLLRWTFNSFFIAISTTFLVCLTSSLAGYVLAKKRFPGRHIIFWLLIIAMALPKQVIMVPLFNILTKLDWINSYKSLILPAVGWPFGIFLMKQFSETIPTELLEAAKIDGCSEIGIFKNIVLPIVKPGVGALAIFTFISSWNDYFMQLILIRSTAMQTLPLGIATMQLEFTTNYGLMMAGAALASIPMIIIFLIFQKSFTQGITIGAVKG; this is translated from the coding sequence ATGTTTGGTAGAGAGAAAAAAGAAAAAGAAGAATTATATGATTGGAGAGATAGATGGACTCCTAAATATATTTGCTCATTAATTTTACTATGTATATTTATGATAATTTTTATATTCCCTTTTTATTGGATTATAACAGGGGCATTTAAAGATCAAGCAGCTACTATTGCTATACCACCTCAGTGGATTCCTCATAATCCAACATTACAAAACTGGACAGACTTAGCAAGACAACCACTTCTAAGATGGACATTTAATAGTTTTTTCATAGCTATTAGTACAACTTTTTTAGTGTGCTTAACATCTTCTCTTGCAGGGTATGTATTGGCTAAAAAGAGATTTCCAGGTAGGCACATAATATTCTGGTTACTTATAATAGCAATGGCACTTCCAAAACAAGTTATAATGGTACCTTTATTTAATATCTTAACAAAGCTTGATTGGATAAATAGCTATAAGTCACTTATATTACCAGCAGTAGGATGGCCATTTGGAATATTCCTTATGAAACAATTTAGTGAGACAATACCAACAGAATTGTTAGAAGCAGCGAAGATAGATGGTTGTAGTGAAATTGGAATATTTAAAAATATAGTATTACCTATAGTAAAACCAGGAGTAGGAGCATTAGCTATATTTACATTTATAAGTTCTTGGAATGATTACTTTATGCAATTAATACTTATTAGAAGTACAGCTATGCAAACACTTCCATTAGGTATAGCAACAATGCAACTAGAATTTACTACTAATTATGGATTGATGATGGCAGGAGCAGCTTTAGCATCAATACCTATGATAATAATATTCCTTATATTCCAAAAGTCATTTACTCAAGGTATTACAATTGGAGCAGTAAAAGGTTAA
- a CDS encoding sugar ABC transporter ATP-binding protein — MSAKNPMLKMTNISKSFPGVKALDNVNLKAFGGEVTALMGENGAGKSTLMKILSGVYQKDQGEIFVEGKEIKIKGIKDAEKCGITIIHQELSVIPNLTIAENIFLGNEKYNKFTGRINKKLLIERSKMFLEQIGCTLDPNMLVEDINVGERQMIEIAKALTKNAKIIIMDEPTTALTDVETKNLFKVIDNLKNKGIAIIYISHRMEEIFTICDRVEVLRDGKYAGEAQIKDIDNDKLIAMMVGRKIEDQFPYKKVDIGNTILRVNDLEYKGKVKKASFEVKEGEILGVAGLMGSGRTELAKTIFGEYKKTSGKIILSGKEINIKCSKDAIENGICYLSEDRKKEGCVLDMSVANNMTLCNLKKYERNNKSINTKAELKDVEEYIKKINIRTPNSGQLIKNLSGGNQQKVILAKWLLLSPKVFIIDEPTRGIDVGAKKEIYELLNELKSMGKAIIMISSDLPEVLGISDRIMVMSEGRISGELQREEATQEKIMKLAVGMQ; from the coding sequence ATGAGTGCCAAAAACCCAATGTTAAAAATGACTAATATAAGCAAGAGCTTTCCGGGAGTTAAAGCCCTAGACAATGTAAATCTAAAGGCCTTTGGTGGGGAAGTTACAGCTCTTATGGGAGAAAACGGAGCTGGAAAATCTACACTTATGAAAATATTAAGTGGTGTTTACCAAAAGGATCAAGGAGAAATTTTTGTAGAAGGAAAAGAAATTAAAATTAAAGGAATAAAAGATGCAGAAAAGTGTGGTATTACTATAATTCATCAAGAATTAAGTGTTATTCCTAATCTTACAATAGCAGAAAATATATTTTTAGGTAATGAAAAATATAATAAGTTTACAGGAAGAATTAACAAAAAACTATTGATAGAGAGAAGTAAGATGTTTTTAGAACAAATAGGATGCACTTTAGATCCTAATATGTTAGTTGAAGATATTAATGTTGGGGAAAGGCAAATGATTGAAATAGCCAAAGCCCTTACTAAAAATGCTAAAATAATAATTATGGATGAACCAACAACGGCCTTAACAGATGTTGAAACTAAAAATTTATTTAAAGTAATAGATAATCTGAAAAATAAAGGGATAGCTATTATTTATATATCACATAGAATGGAAGAAATATTTACTATATGTGATAGAGTAGAAGTCTTAAGAGATGGTAAATATGCTGGTGAAGCACAAATAAAAGATATAGATAACGATAAATTAATTGCTATGATGGTTGGTAGAAAGATAGAGGATCAGTTTCCATATAAGAAGGTGGATATAGGCAATACTATACTTCGTGTAAACGATTTAGAATATAAGGGTAAGGTTAAAAAAGCTTCTTTTGAAGTAAAAGAAGGAGAGATATTAGGTGTTGCTGGTCTTATGGGATCAGGAAGAACTGAATTAGCTAAGACAATATTTGGTGAATATAAAAAGACATCTGGAAAAATAATATTGTCTGGAAAAGAAATAAATATAAAATGTAGTAAAGATGCTATAGAAAATGGTATATGTTATCTTTCAGAAGATAGAAAAAAAGAGGGTTGTGTATTAGATATGTCAGTTGCTAATAATATGACTTTGTGTAATTTAAAAAAATATGAAAGGAATAATAAATCTATTAATACTAAAGCTGAGTTAAAAGATGTTGAAGAGTATATTAAAAAAATAAATATAAGAACCCCAAATAGTGGACAACTTATAAAAAATCTTAGTGGGGGAAATCAGCAAAAAGTTATTTTAGCTAAATGGCTTTTATTATCACCAAAGGTATTTATAATAGATGAACCTACAAGAGGAATTGATGTTGGAGCTAAGAAAGAAATATATGAATTATTAAATGAATTAAAATCAATGGGTAAGGCAATTATAATGATTTCTTCAGATTTACCAGAAGTTTTAGGAATAAGCGATAGAATAATGGTAATGAGTGAAGGAAGAATATCAGGAGAACTTCAAAGAGAAGAAGCTACCCAAGAAAAAATTATGAAGCTTGCAGTTGGCATGCAATAA
- a CDS encoding LacI family DNA-binding transcriptional regulator codes for MRNITMNDIAKEANVSKTTVSKVLNNKPISVSNETRTKILEISKRLNYIPNSVARSLSTRKTNTIGIILPDIENPFFSEMAKAIEENAEILGYNVILCNSYNKDEKEERYIKLLVSKLVDGVIFASGGNSEDSLNILKSNRIPFVVVDRYIETIEKYNAVLCNNDQGIKLGVKYLFDKGKRNIAFVAGKSKFQISKIRNESYKTIAGELGVYNEDLICESDFSIEGGIKATEELLSKSGNIDAIFYSSDVMALGGMKYLIRNGYSIPGKISVLGYDNINISSLTEPELTTIAQPIYSMGEEAFKLLIETINGTSKNKIIKLDTKLVERSSVK; via the coding sequence ATGAGAAATATAACAATGAATGATATAGCAAAGGAAGCTAATGTATCAAAAACAACAGTTTCTAAAGTTTTAAATAATAAACCAATCAGTGTAAGTAATGAGACAAGAACAAAGATTTTGGAGATTTCAAAGAGATTAAATTATATACCTAATAGTGTTGCAAGAAGTTTAAGTACAAGGAAAACTAATACTATTGGGATTATATTACCAGATATAGAAAATCCATTTTTTTCAGAAATGGCAAAAGCAATAGAAGAAAATGCAGAGATACTTGGATATAATGTTATCCTATGTAATTCTTATAATAAAGACGAAAAAGAAGAGCGATATATAAAATTATTAGTAAGTAAACTTGTAGATGGAGTAATATTTGCTTCAGGTGGAAATAGTGAAGATAGTCTTAATATATTAAAAAGCAATAGAATACCATTTGTAGTTGTAGATAGATACATAGAAACTATAGAGAAATATAATGCAGTTTTATGCAATAATGATCAGGGAATTAAACTAGGAGTAAAGTATCTTTTTGATAAAGGTAAAAGAAATATAGCGTTTGTAGCAGGAAAATCTAAGTTTCAAATATCTAAGATTAGAAATGAAAGTTATAAGACTATTGCAGGAGAACTTGGAGTTTATAATGAAGATTTAATATGTGAAAGTGATTTTTCAATAGAAGGTGGAATAAAAGCAACAGAAGAATTACTTTCAAAATCAGGAAATATTGATGCTATATTTTATAGCAGTGATGTAATGGCTTTAGGAGGAATGAAATATCTTATAAGAAATGGGTATAGTATCCCAGGTAAAATATCAGTGTTAGGATATGATAATATTAATATTTCATCACTTACTGAACCAGAACTTACAACAATAGCCCAACCTATATATAGTATGGGTGAAGAAGCATTTAAACTTTTAATAGAAACAATAAATGGAACCTCTAAAAATAAAATAATAAAATTAGACACAAAGCTAGTTGAAAGAAGTAGTGTTAAATAA
- a CDS encoding ABC transporter substrate-binding protein, translating to MKKLKLLSTVLLATAVAMSSFVGCGKSGGEETNKDKPVEITWWNFPNFEVKDGQVGKYEEELIKAFQEKNPDIKVNVEMISFNGGGEKLNAAIASNSAPDILYDAPGRIIDFARQGVLAPVDDMIKDLNGDVSDELLAGCKLDDTYYMYPFNTTTFMMAANKTMFEEAGLLDLLPLNKEDRLWTIEEFESALKGIKEAKPDVIPMTFFSKSTAGDQGTRAFVSNIYGGSVMNDDQTSYTFDQEPAVKAMEWVKKSIDYGLIGPGSEALASNDAIDLFLQQKSAFTILYSTGLRKNNADKKVEDFEEVLLPIPSPSKDDLALEALIGGLCVFDNGDDAKIEASKKFIDFLANDSEWQKKNLISTGTFSVRDSIKGLYEDEEMKFAEGMGKYTAEYYNTVNGFAEMRTHWFPTLQEITLGQTSPKEALKNFNDKANETLNKK from the coding sequence ATGAAAAAGCTTAAGCTACTATCAACAGTTCTATTAGCTACAGCAGTAGCAATGTCATCCTTTGTTGGATGTGGGAAGTCAGGAGGAGAAGAGACTAATAAGGATAAACCAGTAGAAATTACATGGTGGAATTTTCCTAACTTTGAAGTAAAAGATGGACAAGTCGGAAAATATGAAGAAGAGTTAATAAAGGCATTCCAAGAGAAAAATCCTGATATTAAGGTTAATGTAGAAATGATTTCCTTTAATGGGGGTGGAGAAAAATTAAATGCAGCTATAGCATCTAATTCAGCTCCAGATATTTTATATGATGCACCAGGAAGAATTATTGATTTTGCAAGACAAGGAGTATTAGCTCCTGTAGATGATATGATAAAAGATTTAAATGGAGATGTATCTGATGAATTATTAGCAGGATGTAAGTTAGATGATACTTATTATATGTATCCATTTAATACAACAACATTTATGATGGCTGCAAATAAAACCATGTTTGAAGAAGCAGGACTTTTAGATTTACTTCCATTAAATAAGGAAGATAGATTATGGACAATAGAAGAATTTGAATCAGCACTTAAAGGAATTAAAGAAGCTAAGCCGGATGTTATACCAATGACATTCTTTAGTAAAAGTACAGCTGGAGATCAAGGAACTAGAGCCTTTGTTTCAAATATTTATGGTGGAAGTGTAATGAATGATGATCAAACATCTTACACTTTTGATCAAGAACCTGCTGTAAAAGCAATGGAATGGGTTAAAAAGAGCATAGATTATGGTTTAATTGGTCCAGGGAGTGAAGCATTAGCTTCAAATGATGCGATAGATTTATTTTTACAACAAAAATCAGCATTTACAATACTTTACTCAACAGGACTTAGAAAAAATAATGCAGATAAAAAAGTAGAAGATTTTGAAGAGGTATTATTACCAATTCCATCACCAAGCAAAGATGATCTTGCATTAGAAGCTTTAATTGGTGGATTATGTGTATTTGATAATGGAGATGACGCAAAAATAGAAGCTTCTAAGAAATTCATAGACTTTTTAGCTAATGATTCAGAATGGCAAAAGAAAAACTTAATTTCAACTGGTACATTCTCAGTTAGAGACTCAATTAAAGGGTTATATGAAGATGAAGAAATGAAATTTGCTGAAGGAATGGGAAAATATACAGCTGAGTATTATAATACTGTAAATGGATTTGCAGAAATGAGAACTCATTGGTTCCCAACACTTCAAGAAATAACTTTAGGTCAAACTTCACCAAAAGAAGCATTAAAGAATTTTAATGATAAAGCTAATGAAACATTAAATAAAAAATAA
- a CDS encoding carbohydrate ABC transporter permease has protein sequence MVTELANNKKPKFKVKKHSKLAKKEWLSAYLFLLPAAIFFLSFVILPMIGGIVISFFNYTPRSSEFIGLKNYVQIFNDPVFRKSLWNTLFLVIGNVPIVLVFSMFVAVTIYKRSSKVRSFFRSVFYLPAIASVVSITVVWGWIFHPNYGILNYVLSFFGIEAQSWLGNPSIAKWAILMVLVTLSVGQPIVLYMASLGNIPKDYLEAAEIDGASARQVFWNITWPLLKPTTLYIVIITTINSFQCFSIIQLLTAGGPNYATTTIMYQVYERSFTLGQYGLASSMGVVLAIIVMAISIIQYKYLGSDVEY, from the coding sequence ATGGTTACTGAATTAGCAAATAACAAAAAGCCAAAATTTAAAGTGAAAAAACATAGTAAGTTGGCTAAGAAAGAGTGGCTTTCAGCATATCTTTTCTTATTGCCGGCAGCAATATTTTTCTTATCATTTGTTATACTTCCAATGATAGGCGGTATAGTTATAAGCTTTTTTAACTATACTCCAAGATCATCAGAATTTATAGGATTAAAAAATTATGTTCAAATATTTAATGATCCTGTATTTAGAAAGTCTTTGTGGAACACTTTATTTTTAGTTATAGGTAATGTTCCAATAGTTCTTGTTTTTTCAATGTTTGTTGCAGTAACAATTTATAAAAGATCATCTAAAGTTAGATCATTTTTTAGATCAGTGTTTTATTTGCCAGCTATAGCATCTGTAGTTAGTATTACAGTAGTTTGGGGATGGATATTTCATCCTAATTACGGGATATTAAACTATGTTTTAAGTTTCTTTGGTATAGAAGCACAATCGTGGCTTGGAAATCCAAGTATAGCGAAATGGGCAATATTAATGGTATTAGTTACATTATCAGTAGGACAACCTATAGTTCTATATATGGCATCTTTAGGAAATATACCAAAAGATTATTTAGAAGCTGCTGAAATTGATGGAGCTAGTGCGAGACAAGTATTTTGGAATATAACATGGCCTTTATTAAAACCAACAACTTTATATATAGTAATAATAACTACAATAAATTCTTTTCAATGTTTTTCAATAATCCAACTTTTAACAGCTGGTGGGCCAAATTATGCTACAACTACCATTATGTATCAAGTATATGAGAGATCATTTACTTTAGGACAATATGGATTAGCTTCATCTATGGGGGTAGTATTAGCTATTATAGTTATGGCAATATCTATTATTCAATATAAATACTTAGGTTCAGATGTTGAATACTAA
- a CDS encoding acetylxylan esterase: MPMIDMSLEKLKEYRGISPKPDDINNHGQN, translated from the coding sequence ATGCCAATGATAGACATGTCTTTAGAAAAATTAAAGGAGTATAGAGGTATAAGTCCAAAACCAGATGATATAAATAATCATGGGCAAAACTAA